A DNA window from Anaerolineales bacterium contains the following coding sequences:
- a CDS encoding molybdopterin-dependent oxidoreductase → MKSAGSQPTPSPIGENAPRIDARQKVTGAAVFADDIQFGDSLLHARIKRSPIPHALIRKIDTARARALPGVKAVVTGEDFPGYIGLYLQDRYIFCRDRVRYAGDPVAGVAAISEEIAQNALDLIDVDYEVLEPVLDPELGTLPSAALLHPDLGQYVVANFIFPKPGTNISNHFKIRRGDVDSAWGQCAAIVERKYRIPHIQHVPIEPHVAVARVEESGEITLWGSSQSPFAQRNLIAQSMGISQSRMRVIAPLVGGGFGSKAGV, encoded by the coding sequence ATGAAGAGCGCCGGCTCACAACCCACGCCCAGCCCCATCGGCGAGAACGCTCCCCGCATAGACGCCCGCCAGAAGGTGACCGGCGCGGCGGTCTTTGCTGATGACATCCAGTTCGGGGATTCGCTGCTGCACGCTCGCATCAAGCGCAGTCCCATTCCGCACGCCCTTATCCGGAAGATCGACACGGCCCGCGCCCGCGCCCTGCCCGGCGTGAAGGCTGTCGTCACCGGCGAGGACTTCCCCGGCTATATCGGGTTGTATCTGCAGGACCGGTACATCTTCTGCCGCGACCGCGTGCGCTACGCCGGTGATCCAGTGGCGGGGGTGGCCGCCATCAGCGAAGAGATCGCCCAGAACGCCCTCGACCTGATCGACGTGGACTACGAAGTGCTCGAGCCGGTCCTGGACCCTGAACTGGGCACCCTCCCCAGCGCGGCGCTGCTTCATCCCGATCTGGGCCAGTACGTGGTCGCCAACTTCATCTTCCCCAAGCCGGGGACGAACATCTCCAATCACTTCAAGATCCGCAGGGGGGATGTCGACAGCGCCTGGGGCCAGTGCGCCGCCATCGTCGAGCGCAAGTACCGGATTCCCCACATTCAACACGTGCCCATCGAGCCTCATGTCGCCGTGGCCCGAGTGGAAGAGTCCGGGGAGATCACGCTGTGGGGCAGTTCCCAATCGCCGTTCGCGCAGCGCAATCTCATCGCCCAGTCGATGGGGATCTCCCAGAGCCGAATGCGGGTGATCGCGCCGCTGGTGGGCGGTGGATTTGGCAGCAAGGCCGGGGT
- a CDS encoding (2Fe-2S)-binding protein — MALHEIHVTINGEPEQVAVPANMTLMRMLREKLALTGTKNGCSAGECGACTVLLNGEPVNSCMVLAVECDGARIVTVEGLASEERLAPVQEAILRQGGVQCGFCTPGILISAHALLQRNPNPGEDEIREALVGNLCRCTGYVRIIESVKEAARMQSAAG, encoded by the coding sequence ATGGCACTTCACGAGATCCACGTCACCATCAATGGTGAGCCGGAACAGGTGGCCGTCCCCGCCAACATGACGCTCATGCGCATGCTGCGGGAGAAGCTGGCGCTGACCGGCACCAAGAACGGGTGTTCGGCCGGCGAGTGCGGCGCGTGTACGGTGCTGCTGAACGGGGAGCCGGTCAACAGCTGCATGGTATTGGCAGTCGAATGTGACGGAGCCCGGATCGTCACCGTGGAGGGGCTGGCCAGCGAAGAACGGCTGGCCCCCGTTCAGGAAGCCATCCTCCGTCAGGGGGGCGTGCAGTGCGGGTTCTGCACGCCGGGCATCCTGATCTCCGCGCACGCGCTGCTGCAGCGGAACCCGAACCCGGGAGAGGATGAGATCCGCGAGGCGCTGGTTGGCAACTTGTGCCGCTGCACGGGATATGTGCGCATCATCGAGAGCGTCAAGGAAGCGGCCAGAATGCAGTCGGCCGCCGGCTGA